One segment of Equus asinus isolate D_3611 breed Donkey chromosome 18, EquAss-T2T_v2, whole genome shotgun sequence DNA contains the following:
- the MORC3 gene encoding MORC family CW-type zinc finger protein 3 — protein sequence MAAQPPSGIRLSALCPKFLHTNSTSHTWPFSAVAELIDNAYDPDVNAKQIWIDKTVINDHICLTFTDNGNGMTSDKLHKMLSFGFSDKVTMNGHVPVGLYGNGFKSGSMRLGKDAIVFTKNGESMSVGFLSQTYLEVIKAEHVVVPIVAFNKHRQMINLAESKASLSAILEHSLFTTEQKLLAELDAIMGKKGTRIIIWNLRSYKSTTEFDFDKDKYDIRIPEDLDDTTGKKGYKKQERMDQIAPESDYSLRAYCSILYLKPRMQIILRGQKVKTQLVSKSLAYIERDVYRPKFLTKTVRITFGFNCRNKDHYGIMMYHRNRLIKAYEKVGCQLRANNMGVGVVGIIECNFLKPTHNKQDFDYTNEYRLTIAALGEKLNDYWNEMKVKKNAEYPLSLPVEDIQKRPDQTWVQCDACLKWRKLPDGIDQLPEKWYCSNNPDPQFRNCDVPEEPEDEDLVHPTYEKTYKKKEKEKFRIRQLEMVPQINHELLLRPTPVSSQSFSPVKEGVPRGHLSEAANTYATRLINNHRGSPQSEPDSNNLKRRLSTRSSILNAKNQRLSNQTFENSAYKDDDDDEDVIILEENSTPKPAVDHDIEMKSEQSHVEQSSVQAEPVGDNKSCGQIGSLGTSSSRCDQGTAAATQTEVPGLVVKKEETVEDEIDARNDTAVLPSCVEAEGKTHETQETFDKSAGDADCQLNELRNELLLVTQEKENYKRQCHVFTDQIKVLQQRILEMNDKYVKKETCHQSTETDALFLHESINGKSESPDHMVSQYRQALEEIERLKKQCSALQHIKAECSQCSSGESKSEVDEMVVQLDDVFRQLDKCSIERDQFKSEVELLEMEKSQIRSQCEELKTEIEQLKSTSRQIGTDVSTSSNTEESVNYTDGESLKLRSLRVNVGQLLAMIVPDLDLQQVNYDVDVVDEILGQVVEQMSEISST from the exons ATGGCGGCGCAACCACCCAGCGGGATCCGCCTCAGCGCG CTGTGCCCCAAGTTTTTACATACAAATTCCACCAGTCACACTTGGCCATTCAGTGCAGTTGCTGAATTAATAG ATAATGCTTATGATCCTGATGTGAATGCTAAACAGATATGGATTGACAAAACAGTGATAAATGACCATATATGCTTGACGTTCACTGATAATGGGAATGGTATGACTTCAGATAAATTACATAAAATGCTAAG ctttggCTTCAGTGATAAAGTCACCATGAATGGTCATGTCCCAGTTGGATTGTATGGGAATGGCTTCAAGTCAGGTTCTATGCGTTTGGGTAAAGATGCAATTGTTTTTACCAAAAATGGAGAAAGCATGAGCGTGGGCTTCTTGTCTCAGACCTACTTGGAAGTCATAAAAGCAGAACATGTTGTTGTCCCAATAGTGGCCTTCAACAAACACC GACAAATGATTAATTTAGCAGAATCAAAAGCAAGCCTTTCTGCAATTCTGGAACATTCTCTGTTTACTACGGAACAGAAATTACTGGCAGAACTTGATGCTATTATGGGTAAGAAGGGGACAAGGATCATCATTTGGAATCTTAGAAG ctACAAAAGTACAACAGAGTTTGATTTTGATAAGGATAAATATGACATCAGAATTCCAGAAGATTTAGATGACACAACTGGGAAGAAAGGTTataagaagcaagaaaggatGGACCAAATTGCCCCTGAGAGTGACTATTCCCTGAGG GCTTACTGCAGTATATTATATCTGAAGCCAAGAATGCAGATCATCTTACGAGGACAGAAAGTGAAGACACAGCTAGTGTCGAAGAGTCTTGCCTATATCGAACGTGATGTTTACCGACCAAAATTTTTA ACTAAAACGGTGAGAATTACTTTTGGATTCAACTGCAGAAATAAAGATCATTATGGGATAATGATGTATCACAGAAATAGGCTTATCAAAGCTTATGAAAAAGTTGGATGTCAGTTAAGG gcAAACAACATGGGTGTTGGAGTAGTGGGAATTATAGAGTGTAATTTCCTAAAGCCAACTCATAATAAACAGGATTTTGACTATACTAATGAGTACAG aCTTACAATAGCAGCACTAGGAGAAAAGCTGAATGACTACTGGAATGAaatgaaagtgaagaaaaatgcAGAATATCCTCTAAGTTTGCCAGTTGAAGATATACA GAAACGTCCTGATCAGACATGGGTTCAGTGTGATGCGTGTCTAAAGTGGCGAAAATTACCAGATGGGATAGATCAACTTCCAGAAAAATGGTATTGCTCCAATAACCCTGACCCACAGTTCAG AAATTGTGATGTTCCAGAAGAACCTGAAGATGAGGATTTAGTACATCCCACTTatgaaaaaacctacaaaaagaA agagaaggaaaaattcagGATCAGACAACTGGAAATGGTCCCTCAG ATTAATCATGAATTGTTGCTTCGGCCAACCCCTGTGTCAAGTCAAAGTTTTTCTCCCGTGAAGGAAGGTGTTCCAAGAGGACATCTTTCAGAAGCAGCTAATACTTATGCAACAAGACTTATAAATAACCATCGAGGTTCACCCCAGTCTGAACCTGATAGCAACAA CCTGAAACGGAGACTCTCTACTCGTTCTTCAATTTTGAATGCAAAGAATCAGAGATTGAGTAAtcaaacatttgaaaattcaGCTTATAaggacgatgatgatgatgaagatgttatcatcttagaagaaaacagtacTCCCAAGCCTGCTGTAGATCATGATATTGAAATGAAATCAGAACAGAGTCATGTTGAGCAAAGCAGTGTTCAAGCCGAGCCTGTGGGTGATAATAAATCTTGTGGCCAGATTGGTTCACTAGGCACGTCATCATCCAGGTGTGATCAGGGAACTGCTGCAGCTACCCAGACTGAAGTACCAGGTTTGGTTGTTAAAAAGGAAGAGACTGTTGAAGATGAGATAGATGCAAGAAATGATACAGCCGTGCTGCCATCTTGCGTGGAAGCTGAAGGAAAGACTCATGAAACCCAGGAAACCTTTGATAAATCTGCGGGTGATGCTGATTGCCAGTTAAATGAACTGAGAAATGAGCTGCTTCTAGttacccaagaaaaagaaaattataaaagacaaTGTCATGTGTTTACTGACCAAATCAAAGTGTTACAGCAGAGGATACTGGAAATGAATGACAAATATGTGAAGAAGGAAACTTGCCATCAATCTACCGAAACTGATGCTCTATTTTTACATGAAAGTATTAACGGTAAATCTGAAAGTCCAGATCATATGGTCTCTCAGTATAGGCAAGCTTTGGAAGAAATAGAAAGGCTGAAAAAACAGTGTAGTGCTTTGCAGCACATCAAGGCAGAATGCAGTCAGTGTTCCAGTGGTGAGAGTAAGAGTGAAGTGGATGAAATGGTTGTGCAGCTTGACGATGTATTCAGGCAGCTGGACAAATGCAGCATCGAGAGGGACCAGTTTAAAAGTGAG GTTGAATTATTGGaaatggaaaaatcacaaatccGTTCACAGTGTGAAGAACTGAAGACTGAAATAGAACAATTAAAATCTACAAGTCGACAGATAGGAACGGATGTTTCAACTTCGAGTAACACTGAGGAGTCTGTAAATTATACTGATGGGGAAAG